A DNA window from Setaria viridis chromosome 2, Setaria_viridis_v4.0, whole genome shotgun sequence contains the following coding sequences:
- the LOC117846393 gene encoding cinnamoyl-CoA reductase 1 yields MASPSASRRVTGGGSYIASWLVKLLLTWGYAVNATVRDPGDPKNAHLGRLDGAAGNLRLFKADMLDPDALATAVAGCEGVFHVASPVPSVKAVDPESEVLAPAVKGTLNILQACSANNVQKVVVVSSTSADHFNPNWPQGKPKDESCWSDRDLCLKNKKAESSGRYLCAPDRVSTKDLLNILKKTHPNYNCINCDNDSDLKSIITPITSEKLKNLGWKPRTIEERLSDSIEYYEKAGLLQDVEGCPCRLPHPFHLDIDK; encoded by the exons atggcgtcgccgtcggcgtcgcggcgcGTGACCGGAGGCGGCAGCTACATCGCGTCGTGGCtcgtcaagctcctcctcacctggGGCTACGCCGTGAACGCCACCGTCCGTGATCCAG GCGACCCCAAGAACGCCCACCTGGGCCGGCTGGACGGGGCAGCGGGGAACCTGCGCCTGTTCAAGGCCGACATGCTTGACCCCGACGCGCTGGCGACCGCGGTCGCCGGGTGCGAGGGGGTCTTCCATGTCGCGTCTCCCGTGCCCTCGGTTAAGGCTGTCGACCCTGAG TCAGAAGTATTGGCACCAgctgttaaaggcactttgaacATTCTTCAGGCTTGCTCAGCTAACAATGTTCAGAAGGTGGTTGTGGTTTCATCCACTTCTGCCGATCATTTTAACCCGAATTGGCCTCAAGGCAAGCCGAAAGATGAAAGTTGCTGGTCAGACAGAGATTTATGCTTGAAGAACAAG AAAGCGGAATCATCTGGGAGATACCTCTGTGCACCAGATCGAGTTAGCACAAAAGATCTACTGAACATTTTGAAGAAAACTCACCCTAACTACAACTGCATAAACTG TGACAATGATTCGGATCTTAAATCTATAATCACACCAATTACGTCGGAGAAACTGAAGAATCTGGGCTGGAAACCAAGGACAATAGAGGAAAGATTGTCTGATAGCATTGAATACTACGAGAAGGCGGGGCTTCTGCAGGATGTGGAGGGATGTCCTTGCCGTCTTCCTCATCCTTTTCATCTGGATATAGATAAATGA